GCTGATGGAGCTGTTTGTACTTATATCAAGGGCGTTAAAGGCAGAATGGGAAAACAGTATAAAGAACAAAAGCCCAAAGATAAAAGAACTTATGCAGTCTGCAATACAGTTTGTACACAATAATTTTGAGCGTGAGATATCAATAACGGATATTGCAAAATATGTTTTTCTTAGTCCCAGTTATTTCACAAGGGCCTTCAAAGAGAACACAGGACTAAGTCCCATGCAATATCTGTTAAACATAAGAATCAAACGGGCATGTGAACTGCTTCGGGAGACAGACCAGAAGGTTGGCGAAATAGCCCTTAGTGTAGGCTTTTCCAACCAGCAGAGATTTAATGATATGTTTAAGAAACAAACCAACATGACCCCAATGCAATATCGCAATTCGTCAAAAAACATTCATAATTGAAGAAATAACGGTAAATAACAGGAAGAACACTTTTTAAGCTTATTATATAATTGCTTTAACATTAAAAGCTTGAAAAGAGTTCTTTTATTTTACGAAAAAACATTTAAATTTATATATTCATGTGACAAAGGGGGATTTAAAAAATGGGAATGACAATGACACAGAAGATTCTTGCAAACCATGCAGGAGCAGATAAAGTAGTACCCGGGCAATTAATAAAGGCTAAACTTGATATGGTTCTGGGGAATGATATAACATCTCCCGTAGCTATCAAGGAGTTTGATAAAATCGGTCTGGATAAAGTATTCGATAAGAATAAAATAGCTATAGTACCTGACCATTTTACTCCCAATAAGGATATTAAGTCCGCAGAACAGGTAAAGGTTTGCAGGGAGTTTTCAAAAAGAATGGAAATAGTAAACTTCTTTGAAGTCGGACAAATGGGAGTTGAACATGCACTATTGCCTGAAAAAGGACTTGTGGTACCGGGGGATGTGGTTATAGGAGCTGATTCTCACACATGTACTTACGGTGCACTTGGAGCATTCTCGACAGGAATAGGCAGTACCGATATGGCAGCGGGAATGGCAACAGGAGAGGCCTGGTTCAAGGTCCCCGAAGCAATTAAGTTCGTCCTAAAAGGTAAGCCCCAAAAGTGGGTTGGAGGAAAGGATGTTATCCTTCATATTATAGGAATGATCGGTGTTGACGGTGCTCTTTACAAATCAATGGAGTTCACAGGTGACGGAGTAAACGCTCTTTCAATGGACGACAGATTCTCAATGGCAAACATGGCTATAGAGGCCGGTGCAAAAAACGGAATATTTGAGGTAGACGAAAAAACCGTTGAATACGTAAAGGAACATTCTATCAGATCATATAGCATATACAAGGCTGACGAGGATGCTGAATATTCAGAAGTTTATGAAATAGACCTTGCTGAAATAAAGCCAACAGTTGCATTTCCTCATCTTCCTGAAAATGCACGTACCATTGACAAAGTGGGCGATATTAAAATCGACCAGGTTGTAATCGGCTCATGTACAAACGGACGTATAGAAGACATGAGAATAGCGGCAGAAGTTTTAAAAGGAAAAAAGGTCAGCGACAATGTAAGGTGTATTATAATTCCTGCTACTCAAAAGATATGGAAGCAAGCTATGAACGAAGGTCTGTTTGACATATTTATAGATTCAGGAGCTGCTGTAAGCACACCTACCTGCGGCCCATGTCTTGGAGGCCATATGGGGATACTTGCAAAGGGAGAGAGAGCAGTTGCAACTACAAACAGAAACTTTGTTGGACGTATGGGCCATCCCGAAAGCGAGGTTTATCTTGCAAGCCCGGCGGTAGCTGCGGCTTCTGCCATAGCAGGCAGGATAGCCGGACCTGATGAAATTTAAATATAGAGATTGACATAAACAAAAAAAGGCACGGATATTTGATTGTATTTTGTCCGCTGTCGGAAAAGGAGATAGATATGAATGTTAAGGGTAAGGTTATAAAGTACGGAAACAACGTTGATACAGACGTTATAATACCTGCACGATATTTGAACACATCAGATCCTGCTGAACTTGCCAGCCATTGTATGGAGGATCTTGATGATAAATTTACCCAGAGAGTCCAAAAGGGAGATGTAATGGTTGCAGGAAAGAATTTTGGCTGCGGTTCGTCAAGAGAACATGCACCCATTTCAATCAAGGCATCAGGAATATCCTGCGTCATAGCAGAAACTTTTGCAAGAATATTCTATAGAAATTCTATTAATATCGGACTCCCGATTTTAGAGTGTCCAGAAGCCGCAAAAGATATCAAAGATGACGATCAGGTAGAGATAGACTTTGACAAAGGGCTGATTAAAAACCTTACAACAGGCAAAACATATCAGGGTCAGCCGTTCCCTGAATTTATGCAGGAGATTATTTCTTCCGACGGGCTGATACAGTATATTAAGAATTCGCTTTAATAGTACTGCTGGAATGGAGATGAAAATATGAATTATAAAATTACAGTGCTTCCGGGGGACGGAATAGGCCCGGATATAATAGCTGAAGCCTTAAAGGTTTTAGAACTGATAGGTGAAAAATATGGCCACAGCTTTTTATTTACAGAAGCTGATTTAGGCGGTATAGCTATAGACAGGCATGGAGAGCCTCTGCCTCAGGCTACGGTGGATACATGTAAGGGTAGTGATGCAGTACTACTGGGAGCAGTAGGAGGCCCTAAATGGGATACTTTGCCCGGAAACAAGAGGCCTGAAGCGGGATTGTTGGGAATAAGGGCGGCTCTCGGGTTATATGCCAACCTGAGGCCGGCTGTTATATACGGGGCTTTAAAGGATGCATCACCTCTGAAATCAGAAATAATAAGCAACGGTATTGACATTATGGTTATCCGTGAATTAACGGGAGGAATATATTTCGGCAAGAGAGGCAGACTTGATACAGAAGGCGGAGAGGCTGCATTTGACACCGAAATGTATAATGTATCTGAAATAAAGAGAATAGCAGAAGTAGGCTTTGAAACAGCTATGAAAAGGGGCAAAAAGCTTATGTCCGTTGATAAAGCCAATGTACTTGAAAGCTCAAGGCTCTGGAGACAGGTGGTTGAAGAGGTGGCAAAGGAATACCCGGAGGTTGCCTTGAGCCATATGTATGTTGATAATGCGGCAATGCAGCTGGTAAGAAACCCTGCTCAATTTGATGTTATACTTACAAGTAATATATTTGGAGATATCTTGTCGGACGAAGCTTCCATGATAACAGGTTCAATCGGAATGTTACCTTCTGCCAGTCTTGGTTCTACGAAGCTGGGGCTCTACGAGCCAATACATGGGTCTGCCCCTGATATTGCAGGGCAGGATAAAGCAAATCCTATTGCAACAATACTTTCAGTGGCTATGATGCTAAGATATTCACTTGACCTGTCCGGTGAGGCAGATGCCATTGAAAAAGCTGTTGCAGATGTTTTAAATACGGGCTACAGAACTGCTGACATAGCATCTCCGGGAACTAAGGTTGTTGGTACCAAGGAGATGGGAAAGCTAATAAGGGAGCATATGTAGTTACACATATATACAATTCCTAAAGCTGTTGCAGACTATTAAAAAATAGTTTACAACAGCTTTTTTTAAAAATCTCACAGATTTTTGATCCATTCGTCAGAAGAAAGAACTTTACTGAATCTTGCTGCTTGTGTAACCAGAATAGCTTTATGAAGATCTTCAGCTGAAATAGTTCCGGCATTATTTGAAAATTGGAGTGTTCCTGTAGCATCTGAAAGGAATTCAACAGCATAGCCCATATGCATAGCCTGTCTTGCGGTTGTATCACAGCACATTTGAGTCATATACCCTGCTATTGTAACAGTATCAATGTCTAACCCCTTTAACTCGGATTCAAGATTAGTATTTGTAAAGCTGCCGGGTAAATTTTTTTCTACGATTTGATAATATTTCCTAACCAAGAGGTCAGGATGAATATTCCATTCACTACTTCCTTTTTTAAACATGACTGCATTTTCACCGGGAGAGGTATGCTGAATCAGAATAACCGGTATATTTTTTTCATTAGCAGTATCAACAACTTTTAGAATATTGCTGTAGCTGCCTGGTGGATGTGTAACAGGCAATTTTCCTGTAAAATACTCATTCTGAACATCAATTACCAGTAATGCCCGTTTCATAAAAGCTCACTCCTTTTTTGAAATTTTTACCGCATTGTAATTATACACCAGTAAAAAGGATGTACATGATAAATTTTATGAAAAGGGTTTAAACATATAAAGGATATTTGCTATATTAGTATTTATTACAGAAACACAAAAGTGGAGGAACAGGATATGAAAAGTTCACAAATACAAATTAGAGACCCTTACGTACTCCCTGTACATTCAGACAAAACCTACTATCTTTTTGGGACCACTGATAAGAACTGTTGGACAGGTAAAGCAGCCGGGTTTGATGTTTATATCAGCAAGGATTTGGACGACTGAGAAGGACCGTTTCCGGCTTTCCAGCCTTCGGATGATTTTTGGGCAAATAATAATTTTTGGGCACCTGAAGTATATTCCTATAACGGTAAATACTATATGTTTGCAAGTTTTAAGGCGGAGGGGGTCAGCAGAGGTACCCAGATACTTGTTTCGGAAACTCCTATGGGGCCATTTGACCTATTTTTCTTGAACTTTTTGAAGTTTTGGCGGAAAGCTTCAATTACGTTGATATTTAACAGTTAAAAGTAGCAGGTCTTTTTTTACGGGTTCCAGTACAATAGATGTATTTGTACTGCCACTCCAATAGACCTTTTGGCTTCGTTCAACCTTCATAAACAGGCAGTCTTTGCCTTTCATAATATTGCCGGAGCAAATTTTATGGTAAAATTCTTCAAGGCAAAGGCCCTTTGAAAATAGATACGTACTAAGAGGAATTCCTGTGTATCTAAAATGCCACGGCTCATAGGTAGCTCCCGTAACTTCTGTCTTGTTGCTGCCATACCTTAGTATAAAGCCGTACTTATAGGCATTTGAGTCTAGCCATATCTGTTCTTTGGTTCCTTTAAAATCACTTCTATGCCACCCCTTAACACTGAATAAATCCACGGCAAGACCTGTTTGATGTTCGGAAAAGCCGGGCATCGCTACCAGTAAACGAGTCTTTTCAAGGGCTTCCATATAAGTTTTACTGGTTTTTGTAAAAACACTGAGATTGTAGGTAAATATCTCCTTCTGAGTGGCTTCTGACCTGTAGGCACTGTTTAAAACAAAACCTGCAACTCCGTCTCTGCGGGCTGAGGCGAGCATGGAATACAAGGCCTTTGCAGCAGAGGAATCCAGCTTTAGCCCCGGTTTTTCAAGTACTATTTTATTTGAATCAATATCTACAAGGTCAACATTCATATTATTCTTATCCAAGGGATTATCCTTGTTAACCAAAATTTTTGTTTTAGATGACTCAACACCAACTTCACTGTATTTCTTTAAATCAAAGTTTTGGTTTATATCCGTAATATATAAATTATTGTTAAGTGTCATTATTTTTAAATAATTTGAGTTTTTTGAGACATATAAAACTGCTGGTGAAAGCCCTGACCTGGCCTGTCCTGCTTCGGTAGATTCTTTTGCCAAATCCGGCTTTATTTCCGACACAGTAATGGGATTGCAAAAAATCAACACTGGTACAAGTACTATATAAATAAGGAACTTTTTCATTGCGGCCTCCTATTTTTTAACAATTATTATTATATGTTAAAAAAATGCTTTTATTTGCATTTATTAGTTAAATGAATAGTAAAGTGACATTTTGCAAATAATAGGCTATGAATTAACTACTATCACATTATTAACAGCTGCAAAAACGGCTTATGGAGGCAGTGAAGATTATGAGTGTTCACGAAATATCACAACATAATGTAGATTTCAAGAAGGGTCTTATTTTATTAGGAGGTTGGATTTCCGCTATATTATCACTTTTCATTTATCCGTTTGTTTTCGGAATGGTAGGAGTGATTTCGGGTATTCTTGCCGCTAAAGATGAGAAAAGCAGAGTTGGAGTCATGCTTGTTGCAGCCTCGATTATTCTCATGGGTGTAGGACTGGCTTTTAGTAACAGGCTTTTGGCTACTACCATGAGCTATTTTGGATTCTAAATTTAAGTATAATATACCTTTAATATATTTGGAGGAAAACATGGAAGACTTGGTGAACGGAAACCTGTTGATAATAGGAGGAGCTGAAGATAAGTGGGGTCAGAGTAAGGTACTCAAGCATGCCATTGAGATGTGCGGGGGGCCGGAATCAAAAATCATGGTTTTGACAACAGCTACGCAAAAACCGGAGGAAGTTGGCAAGGAATATAGGACTGTTTTTTCAAGACTTGGAGTAAAATCCATAGATGTTTTAAATGTAGACAGCAGAACAGATGCAAACAGCGACTCTGTGGCCCAAAAAATATCAGGTGCTGCAGGGGTTTTTTTTACAGGAGGCGACCAGCTGCGGATTACAAGCATATTAGGCGGTACAAAAACTGCCAAGGTTCTTATGGATATGTATAAAAAGGGTATACCTATTATAGGAACAAGTGCGGGTGCTTCGGTAATGAGCAGTGTTATGATAGTTGACGGTAATGGAAATTCCGCTGCAAGAAAATGCACCCTTGGCATGTCTCCCGGACTTGGATTTATAGATCAGGTTATAATAGATCAGCACTTTGAGCAAAGGGGAAGACTAGGAAGACTTTTGATAGGGGTTGCCCAAAACCCTTCAGTTCTCGGAATCGGTATAGATGAGGATACTTCAATAAAGGTATATTCAAATGCATCCTTTGAGGTAATAGGTACAAATTGTGTTACGGTAATCGATGGAAATACTATTCAGGAGTCAAATGTTTCAGAGTTGAAATCAGAGGAAATTATTGCATTGTCAAATGTAACCATACACATATTACCCGGTGGATACGGATATGATATCAGTCAGAGAAAAATAATAAAGCCTAAAGAAAACAAACATAATTAAATGTTGTAATTTCAACTTATCAGGAGGTTTTTCAAGGTGCAGATTCAAAGCATATATTGCTTTAAAGGAAGGAATATATACAGTCATCAGCCGGTTATCCGAATGGTAGTGGATATAGGAAAGTACGAAGAGGGCCCCACCAAGGATATACCGGGATTCAATAAAAAACTTCTCGAATTTTTCCCTGAAATAGCAGAACACACCTGCGGAGTGGGGTATGTAGGAGGATTCGGTGAAAGGCTTATTGAAGGAACATACATCGGACATGTAGCTGAACATTTGATGATAGCAATACAAAACAGGTTTGGTTACTTTGTAAAATATGGCAAAACAAGACAAATAGGTAATACATCCCAGTATTATATAATTTATGAATACAGCAATGAGGCTTTTGCCGTTGAATGCGGTAGAAAAGCGATAGAAATAGTAGAAGCCTTTGCTGAAGGTACCCCAATAGATTTAGAAAAAATAATGAAAGAATTAAAATATATATCCTCGGATACCGACATGGGCCCCAGTACAAAAGCTATTTATATGGCTGCAAAAAGAAGAGGAATCCCCGTAACAAGAATTGGCGACGGAAGTATTCTTAGATTGGGCTACGGAAAGTACACAAGGGTAATTCAAGCATCACTTACGGATGGATCAAGCTGTATAGCGGTAGATATTGCATCAGATAAACAGATGACAAAAAAACTTTTAATGGATAATAATATACCGGTTCCATACGGAGTTGTTGTAAGAACCGAACAGGAAGCCTTTGAGGCTGTTGAAAAGGTAGGCTATCCTCTGGTAATTAAGCCGATAGATTCCAATCAGGGAAAAGGAGTTACTGTAAACATCTGTTCTGAGGATAAAATCAGGGTGGCTTTTACAGAAGCACGAAAATATTCAAAAAAGGTCATAATTGAGAAATATGTTTGCGGTAAGGATTACCGGGTGCTAGTAGTAGGAGGAAAGGTATGTGCTGTTGCTGAACGCAGACCTCCGAGTGTCACAGGGGATGGAATCAGTACCATAGCACAGCTTGTGGAATATGAGAACGCAAATCCTCTAAGAGGCGAAGATCATGAAAAGCCGTTGACCCTTATCAAACTCGACGACATTTCATTAAATTATATTAAGACTCAAGGGTTTTCACCTGACACCATTTTAAAACAAGGACAGACAGTTAATCTCAGGCAGAACGGAAATCTTAGTACAGGAGGAACAGCCAAAAACTGTACAAGAGAAATCCATCCAAAGAACGCACAGTATGCATTGTCTGCTGCAAAAGCCATGGGCCTTGATATTGCAGGGGTAGATTTTTCTGCGCAGGATATTTCAATACCTATTGATAGCAACCGGGGTGCAATTATAGAAGTAAATGCGGCGCCGGGACTGAGGATGCATCTTCACCCAAGTGAGGGAGAACCGGTAAATGTTGCTGATGCAATACTTGATATGATGTATCCGCCAAATAAACCGGTCAGCATCCCTGTTGCAGCGGTTACAGGTACAAACGGTAAAACCACCACAACAAGACTAATAAGACACACCCTTTCAATTCTGGGACATAATGTAGGTATGACCTCTACAAGCGGCATTTATATAGGCGACGAATGTGTGCAAAAGGGTGACAATACCGGCCCTGTCAGTGCAGAAGTCATATTGGCAAACAAGGAAGTTGACATTGCTGTTCTGGAGACAGCCAGAGGAGGAATAGTCCGCAGAGGATTGGGATATGATCTGGCAGATGTGGGAGTTCTTATTAATATAAGTGACGACCATCTTGGAATAGACGGAATAAATACAATTGAGGATCTTGCAAAAACAAAGGCTCTTGTAGTAGAAGCTGTAAAGCATGACGGATATGCCGTATTAAATGCTGATGACAGTATGACACCTTATATATTGGAAAGGACTCGCAGTAACGTCATAATGTTCAGCAGGGGTATTTCAAACCCTGTATTTAAAAGACATTGCAAAAATCCTAAAAATATAGCTGTATACGTAAGGGATAGCTATATTTGGATTCAAAGAAATAACAGAAAGATTCCTCTTATAAGCTTGGATGATATCCCTATTACTTTCGGAGGAATAGTCGACTGTAATATAGAAAATTCTCTGGCTGCCATATCAGCACTCATCGGGCTCAATGTCCCGTTGGATATAATAGTAAAAGGCATGAGTACGTTCCAGCCCGATACGGAGCTTAATCCCGGTAGATTTAATATCTTTGATATGGGAACATTCAAAGTAATGATAGATTACAGTCACAACATAGCAGGATACTCTGCTGTTGTAAAATTCATGCAAAGGGTAAAGGCCAAGAGACTTGTTGGTATAATAGGTATGCCGGGAGACAGGCAGGATTCAAATTTAAAAGAGGTTGGTGAGCTTTGTGCCAACTCGTTCCACAAGATTTATATAAAGGAAGATATTGATTTAAGAGGGCGAAGACGAGGAGAAGTAGCGGATATATTTGAACAGAGCATAATTAACGCTGGAGCAAAAAGAGAAAATGTAGAAATTATATACAGTGAAACTGAGGCCCTGGAAAAAGCCATGCTCGATGCACAACCCGGGGATTTGATAGCATTGTTCTACGAAGAATTCGATCCGGCCATTCAGGTTATAAACAGGTTTAAACAAGAGCAGGAACATGCAAATAAACTGCTGGAAGGTAGTTTAAATGCATCTATTAAAAATATAGAGCAATTCAGTACAAAGACATAGTTATTTAAAGAGGGGCTGTAGCAAATCAAAACTGGTTTGCGGGGCCCCTCTTTGCTAAAATAATACAGGTATTTTCTTAAACATATCCTTCCCATAACAGAACGTATATGGTAGAATTTAAAAAAATGTAATAATAATGGATTGGTCTTTTCGTTTATTATATGGAGGATAAAATGCCTGAGGTTTATTATTATGTCAGCTCTGATAAAGTATCGGATATACTCGACTGCGGTCTGAAACTGTCTGCTTTCTTTGACAAGGAAGTAATGATTGAGGGTGACGTTCAGCAGTGTTTTGCAGGTCTTATAAACCCAAGGGACGAC
This region of Clostridium sp. BNL1100 genomic DNA includes:
- the leuC gene encoding 3-isopropylmalate dehydratase large subunit, whose protein sequence is MGMTMTQKILANHAGADKVVPGQLIKAKLDMVLGNDITSPVAIKEFDKIGLDKVFDKNKIAIVPDHFTPNKDIKSAEQVKVCREFSKRMEIVNFFEVGQMGVEHALLPEKGLVVPGDVVIGADSHTCTYGALGAFSTGIGSTDMAAGMATGEAWFKVPEAIKFVLKGKPQKWVGGKDVILHIIGMIGVDGALYKSMEFTGDGVNALSMDDRFSMANMAIEAGAKNGIFEVDEKTVEYVKEHSIRSYSIYKADEDAEYSEVYEIDLAEIKPTVAFPHLPENARTIDKVGDIKIDQVVIGSCTNGRIEDMRIAAEVLKGKKVSDNVRCIIIPATQKIWKQAMNEGLFDIFIDSGAAVSTPTCGPCLGGHMGILAKGERAVATTNRNFVGRMGHPESEVYLASPAVAAASAIAGRIAGPDEI
- the leuD gene encoding 3-isopropylmalate dehydratase small subunit translates to MNVKGKVIKYGNNVDTDVIIPARYLNTSDPAELASHCMEDLDDKFTQRVQKGDVMVAGKNFGCGSSREHAPISIKASGISCVIAETFARIFYRNSINIGLPILECPEAAKDIKDDDQVEIDFDKGLIKNLTTGKTYQGQPFPEFMQEIISSDGLIQYIKNSL
- the leuB gene encoding 3-isopropylmalate dehydrogenase; the encoded protein is MNYKITVLPGDGIGPDIIAEALKVLELIGEKYGHSFLFTEADLGGIAIDRHGEPLPQATVDTCKGSDAVLLGAVGGPKWDTLPGNKRPEAGLLGIRAALGLYANLRPAVIYGALKDASPLKSEIISNGIDIMVIRELTGGIYFGKRGRLDTEGGEAAFDTEMYNVSEIKRIAEVGFETAMKRGKKLMSVDKANVLESSRLWRQVVEEVAKEYPEVALSHMYVDNAAMQLVRNPAQFDVILTSNIFGDILSDEASMITGSIGMLPSASLGSTKLGLYEPIHGSAPDIAGQDKANPIATILSVAMMLRYSLDLSGEADAIEKAVADVLNTGYRTADIASPGTKVVGTKEMGKLIREHM
- a CDS encoding cysteine hydrolase family protein; its protein translation is MKRALLVIDVQNEYFTGKLPVTHPPGSYSNILKVVDTANEKNIPVILIQHTSPGENAVMFKKGSSEWNIHPDLLVRKYYQIVEKNLPGSFTNTNLESELKGLDIDTVTIAGYMTQMCCDTTARQAMHMGYAVEFLSDATGTLQFSNNAGTISAEDLHKAILVTQAARFSKVLSSDEWIKNL
- a CDS encoding M15 family metallopeptidase: MKKFLIYIVLVPVLIFCNPITVSEIKPDLAKESTEAGQARSGLSPAVLYVSKNSNYLKIMTLNNNLYITDINQNFDLKKYSEVGVESSKTKILVNKDNPLDKNNMNVDLVDIDSNKIVLEKPGLKLDSSAAKALYSMLASARRDGVAGFVLNSAYRSEATQKEIFTYNLSVFTKTSKTYMEALEKTRLLVAMPGFSEHQTGLAVDLFSVKGWHRSDFKGTKEQIWLDSNAYKYGFILRYGSNKTEVTGATYEPWHFRYTGIPLSTYLFSKGLCLEEFYHKICSGNIMKGKDCLFMKVERSQKVYWSGSTNTSIVLEPVKKDLLLLTVKYQRN
- a CDS encoding cyanophycinase; protein product: MEDLVNGNLLIIGGAEDKWGQSKVLKHAIEMCGGPESKIMVLTTATQKPEEVGKEYRTVFSRLGVKSIDVLNVDSRTDANSDSVAQKISGAAGVFFTGGDQLRITSILGGTKTAKVLMDMYKKGIPIIGTSAGASVMSSVMIVDGNGNSAARKCTLGMSPGLGFIDQVIIDQHFEQRGRLGRLLIGVAQNPSVLGIGIDEDTSIKVYSNASFEVIGTNCVTVIDGNTIQESNVSELKSEEIIALSNVTIHILPGGYGYDISQRKIIKPKENKHN
- the cphA gene encoding cyanophycin synthetase codes for the protein MQIQSIYCFKGRNIYSHQPVIRMVVDIGKYEEGPTKDIPGFNKKLLEFFPEIAEHTCGVGYVGGFGERLIEGTYIGHVAEHLMIAIQNRFGYFVKYGKTRQIGNTSQYYIIYEYSNEAFAVECGRKAIEIVEAFAEGTPIDLEKIMKELKYISSDTDMGPSTKAIYMAAKRRGIPVTRIGDGSILRLGYGKYTRVIQASLTDGSSCIAVDIASDKQMTKKLLMDNNIPVPYGVVVRTEQEAFEAVEKVGYPLVIKPIDSNQGKGVTVNICSEDKIRVAFTEARKYSKKVIIEKYVCGKDYRVLVVGGKVCAVAERRPPSVTGDGISTIAQLVEYENANPLRGEDHEKPLTLIKLDDISLNYIKTQGFSPDTILKQGQTVNLRQNGNLSTGGTAKNCTREIHPKNAQYALSAAKAMGLDIAGVDFSAQDISIPIDSNRGAIIEVNAAPGLRMHLHPSEGEPVNVADAILDMMYPPNKPVSIPVAAVTGTNGKTTTTRLIRHTLSILGHNVGMTSTSGIYIGDECVQKGDNTGPVSAEVILANKEVDIAVLETARGGIVRRGLGYDLADVGVLINISDDHLGIDGINTIEDLAKTKALVVEAVKHDGYAVLNADDSMTPYILERTRSNVIMFSRGISNPVFKRHCKNPKNIAVYVRDSYIWIQRNNRKIPLISLDDIPITFGGIVDCNIENSLAAISALIGLNVPLDIIVKGMSTFQPDTELNPGRFNIFDMGTFKVMIDYSHNIAGYSAVVKFMQRVKAKRLVGIIGMPGDRQDSNLKEVGELCANSFHKIYIKEDIDLRGRRRGEVADIFEQSIINAGAKRENVEIIYSETEALEKAMLDAQPGDLIALFYEEFDPAIQVINRFKQEQEHANKLLEGSLNASIKNIEQFSTKT